The sequence GACGCCGTCATCGAGGCGGCCCGAATCGCGCTCTACCGCATCCGCGCCGGCCGGCCGGAACGGAGCCAGATGTTGCTGGGGCTCCGAGGTGTAGGGAAGACGGTCCTGTTGAACCGCATCGGCGAGATGGCCGAGGAGTTGGGTTACCACGTCGCACCATTGGAGGCGCCGGAAGGGCAACGGCTGGCGGTCTTTCTCGCCCCTGCGCTGAAAGGCATGCTGCTGCGTCTCAGCCGCGTGGAACGGGCCAAGGACACTGCCGCCCGCGCCATGGCCGCACTACGCGGCTTTGCCAGCGCCTTCAAGGTCACCATCGGCGAGGTCGAAGTGGGAGTCAACGAGCCGCCTTTGGCGGACAGCGGCAACCTCGAGGTGGATCTCCCAGCCTTGCTGCTGAGCGTTGGCCAGGCCGCCCAGGCCGCGGAGACGAGCGTCGCCCTCCTCGTGGACGAGGTGCAGTACCTCCAAAAGGAGGATTTGCGGGCGCTCATCGTCGCTTGCCATGCCATCTCCCAACGGGGCCTGCCGGTTGTGCTGTTCGGGGCCGGCTTGCCCCAAGTCGCGGCCCTGGCCGGTGATGCCAAGTCCTACGCCGAGCGCCTC is a genomic window of bacterium containing:
- a CDS encoding ATP-binding protein, which translates into the protein MDPLRNPFAPGAGAPPPELAGRDAVIEAARIALYRIRAGRPERSQMLLGLRGVGKTVLLNRIGEMAEELGYHVAPLEAPEGQRLAVFLAPALKGMLLRLSRVERAKDTAARAMAALRGFASAFKVTIGEVEVGVNEPPLADSGNLEVDLPALLLSVGQAAQAAETSVALLVDEVQYLQKEDLRALIVACHAISQRGLPVVLFGAGLPQVAALAGDAKSYAERLFDFPTIGALVPEAARLAIRQPVCDEGAEILADALDSIVAVTKGYPYLLQEWGKHSWNAAAASPITLSDVQAAGQAATTALDRSFFRVRFDRLTPREQDYLRAMAELGPGPHRSGSIAATLGRTVESIAPLRSGLIRKGMIWSPTHGETAFTVPLFDDFMHRAIPEWRPPVR